Within the Pseudonocardia alni genome, the region GGTGTCGCTGTCGACGACCGGCTACGGCGACATCGTGCCGGTCAGCCCGATGGCCCGCTCCATCAACATCGCGGTGATCACCCCGTTGCGGGTGCTGTTCCTGATCGTCCTCGTCGGTACGACCGTCGAGCTGCTCACCGAGCGCTCGCGGCAGTCGTTCCGGATCCAGCGCTGGAGGTCGCGCGTGCGCGAGCACATCGTCGTCGTCGGCTACGGCACCAAGGGGCGCGCGGCGGTGGAGACGCTGCTCGGCGACGACGTGGACCCCGGGAAGATCGTCGTCGTCGACACCGACCGGGCGCGGCTGGACGTGGCCTCCGGGCTGGGCCTGGTCACCGTGTCCGGCAACGCGACCCGCTCCGCGGTGCTCCGCATCGCCGGGGTGCAGCTGGCGACGACGCTGGTCGTCGCCCTGGACCGCGACGACACCGCGGTGCTGGTCACCCTGACCGCCCGTGAGCTGTCCAAGTCGATCTCGATCGTCGCCGCGGTGCGCGAAGCGGAGAACGTGCACCTGCTCCGCCAGTCCGGCGCCAGCTCGGTGATCGTGTCCGACGAGACGGCCGGGCGGCTGCTGGGCGTCGCGACCCGCTCGCCCGCCGTCGTCGAGGTGGTGGAGGACCTGCTCACCCCGGACGCCGGCTTCGCGATCTCCCAGCGCCAGGTCGAGCCGACCGAGGTCGGCGGCTCCCCGCGGCACCTGCCTGACATCGTGCTCGGCGTGGTGCGCGGCGAGCAGCTCCACCGGGTCGACTCGGCCGCCGTCGACGCGCTGGAGCGGGGTGACCAGCTGCTCTACGTCCGCAAGGCGACCCCGCCGGACGAGGAGTAGCTCGGCCCTTGACCTGAAGCCGACTTCAGGTCACAGAGTGGTCGCATGCGATCACCGACCGGCTACGCGGACCTCGCCGGGCTGATGACCCGGATGACCGGCGACGAGAAGCACGAACCCGCCGCGACCTCCACCCTCGACGTCCTGTGGGTCCTCTACGACCGCATCCTGCGCGTCGACCCGCAGCACCCCGACGACCCCGACCGCGACCGCTTCCTGGTCTCCAAGGGGCACGGCCCGATGGCGCTCTACGCCGTCCTCGTCGCCCGCGGGTTCCTCGACGACCACCTGCTCGACCGGTTCGCCGGGTACGACTCGACCCTCGGGCACCACCCCGACCGCACGCTCGTGCCCGGGGTGGAGATCTCCTCCGGCTCGCTCGGCCACGGGCTCGGACTGGCCGTCGGCACCGCGTCGGGGCTGCTGCTGCAGGGCCGCGACGCGCGCACCGTCGTCCTCGTCGGCGACGCCGAGCTCGACGAGGGCTCCAACTTCGAGGCGATCCAGTACGCGGGCCGCGCCGGGCTGTCCGGGCTGAGCGCCGTCGTCGTCGACAACAGCTCGGCGTCGCACGGCTGGCCCGGTGGGATCGCCGGACGCTTCACCGCGGAGGGCTGGGTCGCCGTCGACGCCGACGGCCGCGATCACGACGACCTGGAACGCGCCTTCCGCACCGCACACCCCGACCGACCGCTCGCCGTCGTCGCGCACGTCGAACCGAAGGGGAGCCACCGATGACCGGCTTTGCTCTGCTCACCGATACGCAGCAGCCCACTCCCTCCGACCCCGTGACCCCGCCCGACCTGCGGGAACGCTTTTATGCGCTGCTGCCGGAGCTGATCGCGTTCGACCCGCGGGCCGTCGCGCTGCTGGCCGACATCGGGGCCGGCTACGTCGACGTCCCGCCCGACCTCGCCGACCGCGTGATCAACGTCGGTATCCGCGAGCAGCTGCTCGTCTCCGCCGCCGGTGGGCTCGCGCTGACCGGGATGCGCCCGGTCGTGCACACCTTCGCGCCGTTCCTCGTCGAACGGCCCTACGAGCAGCTCAAGCTCGACCTCGGGCACCAGGGCGTCGGGGCGCTGCTGGTGTCGGCCGGCGGGTCCTACGACATGGCGGGTGCGGGGGAGACCCACTTCGGCCCGCGCGACGTGCCGCTGCTCGACACCCTCGACGGTTGGACCGTCCACGTGCCCGGGCACGCCGACGAGGCGGAGGCGCAGCTGCGGGCCGCCCTGCCCGGCGACGACCGGGTCTACGTCCGGCTCTCGGGCGCGTCCAACGCGCGGCCCTACGGGGCGGGCCCGTCGATGACGGTGCTGCGGCGGGGGCGCCGGGGGACGGTCGTCGCGGTGGGGCCCCTGGCGGACCGGACGCTCGCCGCCGTCGCCGACCTGGACGTGACCGTCCTGTACGCCGGGACCGTCCGCCCGTTCGACGCGGCCGGCCTGCGCGCCACGCTGTCCGAGCCGGACGTCGTGCTCGTGGAGCCCTACCTCGCCAGGACCTCGGTGCGGCACGTCTCCGACGCGCTCGCCGACCTGCGGCACCGGGTCCTCGGGCTCGGGGTCGGCGCCGCCGATCTGCGTCGCTACGGCAGCCCGGAGGACCACGACGCCGCGCACGGCCTGGACGTCGCGGGCATCCGCCGGTCGGTGACGCGCTTCCTCTCGTAGGGTCGGGGCGTGCGTCTGGCCACCTGGAACGTGAACTCCGCGAAGTCCCGGCTGCCGCGGCTGCTGCCGTGGCTCGACGAGCGGGAACCCGACGTCGTCTGCCTCCAGGAGACCAAGCTCTCCGACGACGACTTCGCCGCGGCCTTCGACGAGGCACTGGCCGAGCGCGGCTACGCGAGCACGCACCACGGCCAGGGCCGGTGGAACGGCGTCGCCCTGCTGTCGCGGGTGGGTCTGGACGACGTCGTGCGCGGCCTGCCCGACGAGCCCGTCTTCACCGAGGGCGGGCTGGAGGTCCCGGACGCGCGCTCCGTCACCGCCACCTGCGGCGGGCTGCGGGTCACCTCGGTGTACGTGCCGAACGGCCGCAGCCCGGAGGACCCGCACTACGCCTACAAGCTGCGCTGGCTCGGTGCACTGCGCGAGCTGGTCGCGACGGGCGACCCCGCGTCGACCGTGGTGGCCGGGGACGTGAACATCGCCCCCACCGACGACGACGTCTGGGACCGTTCCCTGTTCGACGGCGCCACCCACGTCACCCCCGACGAGCGGGCCGCGCTCGCCGCGCTGCTCGGGACCGGGCTGCGCGACGTCCTGCGCGAGCGCTGGCCCGACGAGCGCGTGTTCAGCTACTGGGACTACCGGGCCGGCCGGTTCCACCAGGACCAGGGGATGCGGATCGACCTGGTGCTGGCCGGGTCGGGCCCGGCCGACCGTCGCGCGGCGGTGTGGGTGGACCGCAAGGCGCGCAAGGGGAAGCTCCCCAGCGACCACGCCCCGGTCGTCCTGGACCTCGACGAGGCCCCCGACGGCGACGTCGGCCCGGTCGTCCCGCCGCCCTCGGCCCCGGCACCGCTCAGCCGTCGGCGATAACCACTCGCCGCCCGCGTAGGACCTGTCGTGTGGTTCGAGTTGCAACGTCCGGAGTAAGCCGATAGCCCATCAGGCGTACACCGCTACCTCCGGGGGATGACTCGCATGACGACGACCACGAACCACCCGCGCCGGATCAGCCGCACCGTCGGTGCCGCCGTCGCCGCGGCCGCACTCGTGGGGCTGACCGCCTGCGGTGGCGAGACGCCGCAGGTGCCGAACCTGCCCGACAACCTCCCGCAGGTCCCGGGCGTCGGCGACCCGCGCCAGGCGTTCGGCGACGCGCACCAGAAGGCGCTCGGCCTCGCCGCGCTCGGCGGCATCGGCCTGGAGCAGGGCGTCGGGGACAAGGTCAAGGAGCTCGCGCCGCAGGTGCAGGGCGAGGGCCAGCAGATCAACGACAAGCTGCGGGGGCTGGCGTCGTCGATCGGCGTCTCGCTGCCCGACCAGGTCTCCCCGGAGATCCAGTCCCAGGTCGACGACCTCAAGGCCCGCACCGGTGAGCAGTTCGACCAGGGCTGGCTGCAGGCCGCGCAGGAGCAGGTCGGACAGCTCAGCGACCAGGCCCAGCAGCTGCTGAACGTCCCCGGCCTGCCGCCGGAGCAGCTCGATCAGGCCCGCGCGCAGCTCACGAACCTGGGTGAGCTGAAGACCAAGCTGGACCAGGCCGCGGCCGAGGCCGGGGCCACGACCCCGGGCTCCGGCTCGGACAACCCCGGGAACGGCACCGACGGGAACGGCACCGACGGGAACGGCGCCGACGGGAACGCCGCCGGGTCCGGCGACGGGACCGCGCCCGGTGCGGGCACCGGCAACGGCACCGGCAACGGCTCGGCCTCCGGTTCCGGTGACGCCGCGGGCCGGGGCGGCTCCGGCGCGCCCGCCGTCGACGCCGGCACCGGCGGTCAGGCCGCGTCGGCGTCCGACGCCGCGCTGCCCGTCGCGCTCGGCGGTGCCGGGCTGCTGCTGCTCGTCGCCGGCGCCGTCCGGCTGCGTCGCGCCCGCGCGTGACACCGCGGCGCCGGCGCCCGGCCGGGGGCGTACGGGGAGCGGCCGCGCTGCTGATCCTCGGCGCCGCCCTGCTGGGCGCCGGCGCCGGTCTCGCACTCGGTGACGACGCCCGCGTCGAGGCGAGCGACCTCGGCGCCGTGCCCGCGGGAACCGCCCCCGCCGCGACGCGTGCGGTGCCGGTGGCCCGGGCGGTGCCGGTCCTGGCGCCGCCGGACCCGGCTCCGGTGGTCGGGGCGCCCGACGCCGCGGCGCTGCCGGGGGCGGCTGTTCCCGGTCCTTCCGGCCCGCCCGCTCCCTCGGTCCCGCCCCCACCCGCGTCCGCCGGGCTCCCGGCGGGCCCGCTCCCCGGCCCCGGCGACCGCACCGGCCCCCTGCCCCGCTCCACCGGCCCGGCGCCGATCGCGCCGCGCGAGCCGTGGACCGTCTCGGCGGTCTACCCGCTGCCCGTGGCCGAGCCCGGTGCCGCGTCGCCGCCGGTCGTCCCGTCCGTCCTGGAGCTCCCCGCCCGCGGCCTGTCCGCCCCCGTCGACGCGGTCGGCACCGCCCCGAACGGCGGGATGGTCGTCCCCGACCAGGTGCGCACGGTCGGCTGGTGGGCCCCCGGTGTCCTCCCGGGCGGCGCGTCCGGGAGCGCCGTGATCGCCGGTCACGTCGACTCGCGCACCCAGGGCATCGGGTTCCTGTCGGTGCTGCCGCAGCTCGTCGCGGGCGAGCCGGTCGTCGTCCGTGGCGCCGACGGCCGCACCGCGGCCTACCGGGTCGTCGCGCGTCGCGAGTACGGCAAGCACGACCTGCCCCGCGAGGTGTTCCGCCGCGACGGCGACCCGCAGCTCGTCCTCGTCACCTGCGGCGGGGTGTTCGACCCGGCGGCGGGGAGCTACGAGTCGAACATCGTCGTCTACGCCGTGCCGGCCGCTGCGCCCTGAGCCGTCCTCGCCGGATACCCGGTCGGGCCCGTGGCGACGACCGCCTACCCTGACCTGCGTGAGCAGCACCGTGACCACCCCGCAGGAGACGACCGAGGCGCCGGAGTCCGCCGCCGTCCGTGAGGCCGCGCAGCGCGCCCGGGCCGCCGCCCCGGCCGTCCGCGCCGCGGGCGAGGGCCGGATCGACGACGCCCTGCGCGCCGCCGCCTCGCTGATCCGGGACCGGGCGCACGAGCTGCTCGAGGTCAACGCCGCCGACGTCGCCGCCGCCGAGCGGAACGGCATGGCGGCGGGCCTGCTCGACCGGCTGCG harbors:
- a CDS encoding class F sortase — translated: MTPRRRRPAGGVRGAAALLILGAALLGAGAGLALGDDARVEASDLGAVPAGTAPAATRAVPVARAVPVLAPPDPAPVVGAPDAAALPGAAVPGPSGPPAPSVPPPPASAGLPAGPLPGPGDRTGPLPRSTGPAPIAPREPWTVSAVYPLPVAEPGAASPPVVPSVLELPARGLSAPVDAVGTAPNGGMVVPDQVRTVGWWAPGVLPGGASGSAVIAGHVDSRTQGIGFLSVLPQLVAGEPVVVRGADGRTAAYRVVARREYGKHDLPREVFRRDGDPQLVLVTCGGVFDPAAGSYESNIVVYAVPAAAP
- a CDS encoding thiamine pyrophosphate-dependent enzyme — its product is MRSPTGYADLAGLMTRMTGDEKHEPAATSTLDVLWVLYDRILRVDPQHPDDPDRDRFLVSKGHGPMALYAVLVARGFLDDHLLDRFAGYDSTLGHHPDRTLVPGVEISSGSLGHGLGLAVGTASGLLLQGRDARTVVLVGDAELDEGSNFEAIQYAGRAGLSGLSAVVVDNSSASHGWPGGIAGRFTAEGWVAVDADGRDHDDLERAFRTAHPDRPLAVVAHVEPKGSHR
- a CDS encoding transketolase family protein produces the protein MTGFALLTDTQQPTPSDPVTPPDLRERFYALLPELIAFDPRAVALLADIGAGYVDVPPDLADRVINVGIREQLLVSAAGGLALTGMRPVVHTFAPFLVERPYEQLKLDLGHQGVGALLVSAGGSYDMAGAGETHFGPRDVPLLDTLDGWTVHVPGHADEAEAQLRAALPGDDRVYVRLSGASNARPYGAGPSMTVLRRGRRGTVVAVGPLADRTLAAVADLDVTVLYAGTVRPFDAAGLRATLSEPDVVLVEPYLARTSVRHVSDALADLRHRVLGLGVGAADLRRYGSPEDHDAAHGLDVAGIRRSVTRFLS
- a CDS encoding DUF4142 domain-containing protein, which produces MTTTTNHPRRISRTVGAAVAAAALVGLTACGGETPQVPNLPDNLPQVPGVGDPRQAFGDAHQKALGLAALGGIGLEQGVGDKVKELAPQVQGEGQQINDKLRGLASSIGVSLPDQVSPEIQSQVDDLKARTGEQFDQGWLQAAQEQVGQLSDQAQQLLNVPGLPPEQLDQARAQLTNLGELKTKLDQAAAEAGATTPGSGSDNPGNGTDGNGTDGNGADGNAAGSGDGTAPGAGTGNGTGNGSASGSGDAAGRGGSGAPAVDAGTGGQAASASDAALPVALGGAGLLLLVAGAVRLRRARA
- a CDS encoding exodeoxyribonuclease III, with product MRLATWNVNSAKSRLPRLLPWLDEREPDVVCLQETKLSDDDFAAAFDEALAERGYASTHHGQGRWNGVALLSRVGLDDVVRGLPDEPVFTEGGLEVPDARSVTATCGGLRVTSVYVPNGRSPEDPHYAYKLRWLGALRELVATGDPASTVVAGDVNIAPTDDDVWDRSLFDGATHVTPDERAALAALLGTGLRDVLRERWPDERVFSYWDYRAGRFHQDQGMRIDLVLAGSGPADRRAAVWVDRKARKGKLPSDHAPVVLDLDEAPDGDVGPVVPPPSAPAPLSRRR
- a CDS encoding potassium channel family protein, encoding MPDPRSGPVRSLVTRLAIAVFALGATTLIVFFGRDGYLDNNGTGEISLLDALYYATVSLSTTGYGDIVPVSPMARSINIAVITPLRVLFLIVLVGTTVELLTERSRQSFRIQRWRSRVREHIVVVGYGTKGRAAVETLLGDDVDPGKIVVVDTDRARLDVASGLGLVTVSGNATRSAVLRIAGVQLATTLVVALDRDDTAVLVTLTARELSKSISIVAAVREAENVHLLRQSGASSVIVSDETAGRLLGVATRSPAVVEVVEDLLTPDAGFAISQRQVEPTEVGGSPRHLPDIVLGVVRGEQLHRVDSAAVDALERGDQLLYVRKATPPDEE